The following nucleotide sequence is from Phycisphaera sp..
GTGGTACGCCCAGGAGACCACGCTGCTGAGCTGGGACAACAACTGGTGGGGACACGGAACCGGCGTGTGGAGCAAGGGCAACGACGATAACCCGCCCATCCGTCAAGGCAAGATGACCCACAACCTCGTGGGGAGCTATTACGACGAGGCTCCGATCGTTCGCTGGATGATGCCCGACGGCACGCCGGAGCTCAACCTCAACATCAGCGGCGAGTTCGACGTGCTCTGGACCGGCCACGAGCTGCGCGGCACCGACATCGACGTTGAGTTGGTGATCGCCCGTGAGACCGTTGACGGCCAGTACGACGTGCTCTTCAGCGACGTGCTGAGCAAGCCCACCGCTGGCACGAGTGTTGGCGACAGCGCGACCTCGGCAGTCGACCTGAGCGGCATCACCCTCCTCGAGGGCGAGTCGCTGGTTATGTCTGGCCGTGGCGTCTCGAGCGTCGGCTGGACCGAGGGCCGCTGGATCGGCATCAGCGACGACCTGACCATCAGCGTGGCTCCGGTGCCCGCGCCGGCCTCGCTGGCTCTGCTCGGCCTGGGCGGCTTCGCCGCCGCTCGTCGCCGCCGCTAAGCCCGATCGGCCCCTCTCACCAGGTGCCAACCAGACCCACCAAAAACCCCGGGCTGGATTCGTCCAGAACGGGGTTTTCCTCTGCGCGGAGAGCATCCCGGCCGTCGCGGCGAGTTTTCGATTGTCGTCTCGCGCCGCGGACTTGTCCGACAATGTCGTCGAGGGTGATCACGACGGCACGAGGGTCGATGCCATTGACGGGAAGCAGTACTTCGCATGAGTGACTTTGGCGAGCGGTCTGTCGAGCTTCACTCGAGTCATCGCGGCAAGATCGAGACTGGCGTCAAGGTGCCGCTCGGGTCTCGCGACGACCTGTCCATCGCGTACACGCCGGGCGTGGCCGAGCCGTGCCTGCTGATCGCCAAAGACGTGGAACGGTCGTTTGATCTGACGTGCCGGGGCAACACCGTGGCGATCCTGACCGACGGATCGGCTGTTCTGGGCTTGGGCAACATCGGACCCACTGCCGCGATGCCGGTGATGGAAGGCAAGGCGGCGTTGTTCAAGAAGTTTGCCGATGTCGACGCGTGGCCGATTTGCGTTGATTCGCAGGATGCCGGCGAACTGGTCCGGGTTGCCCGGTTGCTCGCGCCAACGTTCGGCGGTATCAACCTGGAAGACATCTCCGCACCCCGGTGCTTCGAGATCGAGCAGCAGTTGCAAGACCTTGGCATCCCGGTGTTCCATGACGATCAGCACGGAACGGCGATCGTGCTGCTGGCGGCGATGATCAACGCGTCCAGGCTGGTCGGCAAGGAACTCAGCGATCTTACTGTCGTGGTCTCGGGCGCGGGTGCTGCCGGCACGGCTATCGCTCAGCTCTTGCGATGCGTGAACCAGGATCCGACCCTGTGCGTGCCGGTGCGCGACATCATCGTGTGCGATTCGACGGGGGCGATCCACGCCCAACGAGAGAGACTGAGCCCAGAGAAGGCCAGCCTCTTGTCCTATACGAACCGCCACGGCAGGAGCGGCAGCGTGCATGACGTGCTCGAAGGGGCCGACGTGTTCATCGGCGTGAGCGTTGGTGGATTGCTGGCTCGCAATGACATCGAGCGGATGGCCCGCGACCCGATCATCCTCGCGATGGCCAACCCCGAGCCCGAGATCATGCCCGATGTTGCCCGCAGCGCCGGAGCCGCGGTGATCGGCACCGGCCGCAGCGACTTCCCGAACCAGGTGAACAACGTTCTGGCATTCCCGGGCATCTTCCGTGGCGCGCTCGACTGCCGGGCACCACGCATCACGTCGAAGATGAAGCTGGCCGCCGCGTTCGCGCTGGCCGAGGCGGTGGAGAGCCCCACCGCCGAGATGATCCTGCCCGATCCGCTGGATCTGTCGGTGCCGCCGAAGGTTGCCGCAGCGGTGCGCGAGGCGGCGGAGTCTGGTTGAGCCAAGCGTTCAACCGAGCGAGATGCGGTAGCAGCGGATATCGCAGACTGGCTCGAAACCCAGGGCCTTGTGAGCAGCCTGGCTGGCGAGATTGTCCATCTCGGCGTCGGAGGCGAATTCTCTGCACCCCTTCGATCGGGCCCAGGCTTTTGCGGACTCGACGAGTGCCTTGCCAACGCCCATCCCGCGGCACGACGAGTCGACGAACCAGCCCTCGAGGTAGCCAACGGGCGAGCTCTCGCATCCCTCGGCGAACTGGCGCAGCGAGACCTCGGCCATGCCCACGCGATCGTCGCCACGCCACGCGATGAGCACGGTGTGGGGCAGGTGGTCGATGGTGCCGGTGTCGAAGTACTCCGCGACCATGCGCTCGGCGTGGGGCGTGACCCAGTCGGGCCCAAGAGCCTGGCGCATGGCGAGCCAATGCGGGGCGTCACCTTGAAGTGCGGGCTTGACGGTGATGGCGTCGGCCATCGATGAATCCTCTAGTAGTTCGGTGTTGGTGCCCTGAATCCATCGATGTCGATCGAGCGGAAGTATTCGATGGTCTTCTGGAGGCCTTCCCGGAGCGCGATCGTGGGTTGCCAGTCGAGCTTGGCCTTGGCCAGCGTGATGTCGGGCTGGCGCTGCTTGGGGTCGTCGGCGACGGCTTCTTGGGTGACGATCTTCGACTTCGAGCCGCTGAGCTCGATGACCATCTCTGCGAGTTGGCGGATGGTGAACTCACCAGGATTGCCGATGTTGACCGGGCCCGGGAAGTCGTCGGGCCCGTGCATCATGCGGTGGATGCCCTCGACCAGGTCGTCGACGTACTGGAAGCTGCGAGTCTGGCTGCCGTCGCCGTAGATGGTCAGGTCATCGCCCTGCAGCGCCTGGCGGATGAAGTTCGAGACCACGCGGCCGTCGTGGGGGTGCATGCGCGGGCCGTAGGTGTTGAAGATGCGGACGACCTTGATCTTGACGCCGTTGTGTCGGTGATAGTCGAAGAAGAGCGTCTCGGCGGCGCGCTTGCCCTCGTCATAGCAGGCGCGCGGGCCGATGGTGTTGACGGCGCCGCGGTAGCTCTCGGGCTGGGGGTGGACCTCGGGATCGCCGTACACCTCGCTGGTTGAGGCCTGGAGGATGGTGGCGTTGCAGCGCTTGGCCATTCCGAGCAGGTGGATGGCGCCCAGCACGCTGGTCTTCATGGTCTTGATGGGGTTGTACTGGTAGTGGCCCGGGGCGGCGGGGCAGGCGAGGTTGTAGACCTCGTCGACCTCGAGCCACAGCGGATGGGTCACGTCGTGGCGGATGAGCTCGAAGTTGGGCCTCTCCAACAAATGGGCGATCGTGCTCTTCTGGCTGGTGAAGAAGTTGTCGACGCAGATGACGTCCTGGCCCTCATCGACCAGACGCTCGCACAGGTGCGAGCCCACAAAGCCGGCGCCGCCGGTGACCAGGATGCGACGGATGCTGCTCAACGCTTGGCTCCACTGTGCTGCTTGAGGTACGACGCGTACCCGGTGATCGCTTCGACGGGGTCGTACGTGGGCGTGAAGCCCAGGCCCCGCTCGGTCTGGGCCATGTCGGCCAGGGTGAAGTCTTGATAGAACCTGCGGACGTTGGCGGGCATGTCGAAGTACTCGGTGGGCAACTCGCTTGCCTTGAGCCCGAGACCCGCCCGTACGGCGTCGGTGAGCTGGTTGAAGGTTGTGGGCTTGCCGCTGCCCAGGTTGTACACGCCCGGCGTGGGTTGCTTGAAGTCGCCAAGGCCGAGGCCCGCGAGCACGCAATCGACCACGTCGTCGACGTAGACCTGG
It contains:
- a CDS encoding PEP-CTERM sorting domain-containing protein, with amino-acid sequence MKTPSIILTLATGLALSATQTALAQYDAGDAWHRASDWAPGVIPGSTSGNPGPGFDGVGVWQYEYSQGGGGLSSDTPWYAQETTLLSWDNNWWGHGTGVWSKGNDDNPPIRQGKMTHNLVGSYYDEAPIVRWMMPDGTPELNLNISGEFDVLWTGHELRGTDIDVELVIARETVDGQYDVLFSDVLSKPTAGTSVGDSATSAVDLSGITLLEGESLVMSGRGVSSVGWTEGRWIGISDDLTISVAPVPAPASLALLGLGGFAAARRRR
- a CDS encoding GNAT family N-acetyltransferase; this translates as MADAITVKPALQGDAPHWLAMRQALGPDWVTPHAERMVAEYFDTGTIDHLPHTVLIAWRGDDRVGMAEVSLRQFAEGCESSPVGYLEGWFVDSSCRGMGVGKALVESAKAWARSKGCREFASDAEMDNLASQAAHKALGFEPVCDIRCYRISLG
- a CDS encoding SDR family oxidoreductase, which gives rise to MSSIRRILVTGGAGFVGSHLCERLVDEGQDVICVDNFFTSQKSTIAHLLERPNFELIRHDVTHPLWLEVDEVYNLACPAAPGHYQYNPIKTMKTSVLGAIHLLGMAKRCNATILQASTSEVYGDPEVHPQPESYRGAVNTIGPRACYDEGKRAAETLFFDYHRHNGVKIKVVRIFNTYGPRMHPHDGRVVSNFIRQALQGDDLTIYGDGSQTRSFQYVDDLVEGIHRMMHGPDDFPGPVNIGNPGEFTIRQLAEMVIELSGSKSKIVTQEAVADDPKQRQPDITLAKAKLDWQPTIALREGLQKTIEYFRSIDIDGFRAPTPNY